The proteins below come from a single bacterium genomic window:
- a CDS encoding phosphoribosyl-ATP diphosphatase, with translation MKPNVIDAIYGIIEERKANPKENSYVCKLLEKGEDKILQKVGEEAVEVILAAKSGDEKALVCEMADLVFHCLVLLGSRGISPEEVEAELHRRFGISGIEEKNSRKK, from the coding sequence ATGAAGCCAAACGTCATCGACGCCATCTACGGGATCATCGAGGAGCGCAAGGCGAACCCGAAGGAGAACTCCTACGTCTGCAAGCTGTTGGAAAAAGGCGAGGACAAGATACTCCAGAAGGTCGGCGAAGAGGCGGTAGAGGTGATTCTCGCCGCGAAATCGGGCGACGAAAAAGCCCTGGTATGCGAAATGGCCGATCTGGTCTTCCACTGCCTCGTCCTCCTCGGCTCGCGGGGGATTTCGCCGGAAGAGGTTGAAGCGGAGCTGCACAGGAGGTTCGGAATCTCGGGGATAGAGGAAAAGAATTCGCGCAAAAAGTAA
- a CDS encoding cupin domain-containing protein produces the protein MDIKNIKDISNFSDTGPGKNLASSGTHARVTVWCLKKGQDIHPHIHEGDHVWVVEEGTGYYLNDKGEHKVAAGQIIFAPEGEPHGMRAETDLVFVSVSAGDH, from the coding sequence ATGGACATCAAGAATATAAAAGATATATCGAATTTCTCCGACACCGGGCCGGGCAAGAACCTCGCCTCCTCCGGCACGCATGCCCGCGTCACCGTCTGGTGCCTAAAAAAAGGGCAGGACATACACCCCCACATCCACGAGGGCGACCACGTCTGGGTAGTCGAAGAGGGGACGGGGTACTATCTGAACGACAAGGGCGAGCACAAGGTGGCCGCCGGGCAGATAATTTTCGCCCCCGAAGGCGAACCGCACGGCATGAGGGCCGAAACCGACCTGGTTTTCGTCTCCGTCAGCGCCGGGGACCACTAA
- a CDS encoding glutamate synthase produces MCRLSAIISAEYISPMEPILALETMKEGHDGSGLGLMMRSLGGEFEALREYPILSAITTHQGYLTLQDYMQEKGFRVKYRWEPQIKLTPGMKIQKRDRYLVNAYEYPESFESATQAEKEALLTATRLELRAIGERDKVNPPITVFSFWPDVVTLKEVGDPLEVGEFFGLDKHPIMAKTIFSQGRQNTNYAINLYACHPFFIQGFFTMTNGENTAFVPIRQYLESRGNPAYVGYNSDSEVFAHILHYSRRTLGYPLHYYKDVITPLAETETGRRKDAEALRLMRRSLRMLTIDGPNCVIGCDADGTVFMVQDTKKLRPGVVGGVKGKVGFMSEPCGIGSAIPGRDSDRDVYPMKYDFVMVRPGAKEIEVWNQLDGSTSIISLS; encoded by the coding sequence ATGTGTCGTTTGAGCGCAATCATCTCAGCCGAGTATATCTCCCCGATGGAGCCGATACTCGCGCTGGAGACGATGAAGGAAGGCCACGACGGTTCGGGACTCGGCCTTATGATGCGTTCCCTCGGCGGCGAGTTCGAGGCGCTACGCGAGTATCCGATTCTTTCGGCCATAACAACCCATCAAGGGTACCTCACGCTTCAGGACTACATGCAGGAGAAGGGCTTTCGCGTGAAATACCGCTGGGAGCCCCAGATAAAGCTCACCCCCGGCATGAAGATCCAGAAACGCGACCGCTACCTGGTGAACGCCTACGAGTACCCCGAGAGTTTCGAGAGCGCGACCCAGGCCGAGAAGGAAGCCCTTCTCACCGCGACGAGGCTTGAGCTTCGCGCCATAGGCGAGAGGGACAAGGTCAACCCGCCGATTACCGTCTTCAGCTTCTGGCCGGACGTGGTCACCCTCAAGGAAGTGGGCGACCCCCTTGAGGTCGGCGAGTTCTTCGGGCTGGACAAACACCCGATAATGGCGAAGACGATCTTCTCGCAGGGCAGGCAGAACACCAACTACGCCATCAACCTCTACGCCTGCCACCCCTTCTTCATCCAGGGGTTTTTCACGATGACGAACGGTGAGAACACCGCCTTCGTTCCGATTCGCCAGTACCTTGAGAGCAGGGGCAACCCCGCCTACGTCGGCTACAACTCCGACTCCGAGGTCTTCGCCCACATCCTGCACTACTCAAGAAGGACTCTGGGCTACCCTCTTCATTACTACAAGGACGTGATTACCCCGCTGGCCGAAACCGAAACCGGCAGGCGCAAGGACGCGGAGGCGCTTCGACTCATGCGCCGCAGCCTTCGCATGCTCACCATCGACGGCCCCAACTGCGTTATAGGCTGCGACGCGGACGGCACGGTTTTCATGGTTCAGGACACAAAGAAGCTCCGGCCCGGCGTCGTCGGCGGAGTAAAGGGCAAGGTCGGCTTCATGAGCGAGCCTTGCGGCATAGGCAGCGCGATTCCCGGCCGGGATTCCGACAGGGACGTGTATCCGATGAAGTATGATTTCGTTATGGTAAGGCCGGGCGCCAAGGAGATAGAGGTATGGAATCAGCTGGACGGCTCGACGTCAATCATCAGCTTATCTTAA
- a CDS encoding 4Fe-4S dicluster domain-containing protein — MESAGRLDVNHQLILNDLPYVITWRQDRCLRCGRCTSVCPVKAIEPGVEERRIVESAGSTPAPASIRKVVSVVKQSTIVERRCIGCATCRLVCPNDAIEPVYNPANKFFWHANRGGEPYKRGGRRNDPDVSVLDRLKFTRISMLTDPALDAARHEFRVRTLLGRNLPPEKLPLKLSGDGLIPEGMAFVPPVREIFPIRIGGMSIGALSPTMWEGLAMGIAYLNEVEKIPVVMCTGEGGMPARLLKSPFLKYFILQIASGYFGWDEIIRAIPHMQCDPAAIEIKYGQGAKPGDGGLLMASKVIGHIAKIRGVPEFVELSSPPTHQTKYSIEEAVAKMITAMSMAWGFRVPVYPKISGTKTALAVLNNLARNPFAAALGIDGEDGGTGAAYNVSLDKMGHPIASNLRECYLNLVKLGAQNELPIFAAGGVGKHGNLAANAASLIMLGASGVDSGKYVMQATAGCLGDERNRCNICNTGKCPRGITTQDPKLYRRLDPDVVAQRVVDIFLSADKELKKIFAPMGRSTELPIGMSDGLSVADQAIAERLGISYAC, encoded by the coding sequence ATGGAATCAGCTGGACGGCTCGACGTCAATCATCAGCTTATCTTAAACGATCTGCCCTACGTCATAACCTGGCGTCAGGACAGGTGTCTGCGCTGCGGACGTTGCACCTCCGTATGCCCGGTGAAGGCTATCGAGCCGGGTGTGGAGGAGCGCCGTATCGTCGAATCCGCCGGGTCTACCCCGGCTCCCGCGTCGATCCGCAAGGTGGTAAGCGTCGTAAAGCAGTCCACCATCGTGGAGAGGAGGTGCATCGGCTGCGCTACCTGCCGGCTGGTCTGCCCCAACGACGCCATCGAACCGGTCTACAACCCGGCCAACAAGTTCTTCTGGCACGCCAACAGGGGCGGAGAGCCCTACAAGCGCGGCGGCAGGAGAAACGACCCGGACGTCTCGGTGCTCGACAGGCTCAAGTTCACCCGTATCTCGATGCTCACCGACCCGGCTCTCGACGCGGCCCGCCACGAATTTCGCGTACGCACCCTCCTCGGCAGGAACCTTCCCCCGGAAAAGCTTCCCCTGAAGCTCTCCGGCGACGGCCTCATCCCCGAAGGGATGGCCTTCGTTCCCCCGGTGAGGGAGATATTCCCCATCCGCATCGGCGGCATGTCCATCGGCGCTCTTTCCCCGACGATGTGGGAGGGGCTCGCGATGGGCATAGCCTACCTGAACGAGGTGGAGAAAATCCCCGTAGTGATGTGCACCGGCGAGGGCGGCATGCCCGCGCGCCTTTTGAAGAGCCCCTTCCTCAAGTACTTCATCCTCCAGATAGCCTCGGGCTACTTCGGGTGGGACGAGATAATCCGCGCGATACCCCACATGCAGTGCGACCCCGCGGCCATCGAGATCAAGTATGGGCAGGGCGCGAAGCCGGGCGACGGCGGCCTTCTCATGGCCTCGAAGGTCATCGGCCACATCGCCAAGATTCGCGGCGTCCCCGAGTTCGTCGAACTCTCCTCTCCGCCCACCCACCAGACCAAGTACTCCATCGAGGAAGCGGTGGCGAAGATGATAACGGCGATGTCGATGGCCTGGGGATTCAGGGTCCCGGTCTACCCGAAGATCTCCGGCACCAAGACGGCGCTGGCGGTGCTCAACAACCTCGCCAGAAACCCCTTCGCGGCGGCGCTGGGCATCGACGGCGAGGACGGCGGCACCGGCGCGGCCTACAACGTCTCCCTCGACAAGATGGGCCACCCGATAGCCTCCAACCTCCGCGAGTGCTACCTCAACCTCGTCAAGCTGGGGGCGCAGAACGAATTGCCTATCTTCGCGGCGGGCGGCGTCGGCAAGCACGGCAATCTCGCGGCGAACGCAGCTTCGCTGATCATGCTCGGCGCTTCCGGCGTGGACAGCGGCAAGTACGTTATGCAGGCCACGGCGGGGTGCCTCGGCGACGAGCGCAACCGCTGCAACATCTGCAACACCGGCAAGTGCCCGCGCGGCATAACCACCCAGGATCCGAAGCTCTACCGAAGGCTCGATCCCGACGTGGTCGCCCAGAGGGTGGTGGATATCTTCCTCTCCGCCGACAAGGAACTGAAAAAGATCTTCGCTCCGATGGGCAGGTCCACCGAACTTCCCATCGGCATGTCCGACGGTCTCTCCGTGGCTGACCAGGCCATTGCGGAGCGTCTCGGAATCAGCTACGCCTGCTAG
- a CDS encoding 4Fe-4S dicluster domain-containing protein: MQTKEIKGTEAGHRVTSRELDIRIQTAVKEGTRTLKITADGQHGIGGRIWPVEGGVEVEVFGVPGQRIGGMGMEGTKITVHSTGSDDVGWINCGATITVLGDVANGAHNAGAQGKLYVQGGGGARCDTLTKFNPRFEPIQSWYFRDVGDSFAEFKAGGISVVCGVNPRNPSNILGYRSCVGMVGGAIYFRGPAEGVSQSDARVTELTDADWEWLTENMKPYLSAIDRMSFYQGLTRSREEWRKVVALTPAENAKARKKGMSLSQFRTGTWEKAVGQGGIFGDYIIHERTNLPYITTGDNRRAVPKWENEKYSPPCAFNCPTGIPTHERTRLIRENKEEEAQDLVLKYSPFPGTVCGYVCPNICMDACSRTVFLKDPVDVSMLGRISINRPAPKKEPKRPGVISIIGGGPAGLSAAWQLSLSGYSVTLYEREAKLGGKIYYCIPEERLPAEVLEAEMERFKSLGIEIKTGVKVDDKLYKEIYKKSDAVILATGSHAPRTIPFPGYEHVLPGIVFLKEITSGLSRDLTGKNVVVIGAGNVGMDICVEAFNQGAKTVTAVDIQKPASFGKEQKMAAERGAKILYPKFTDRYDNATKTIHFKDGTSLPADLAIISIGETPELEYLPKEIDLERGHVRVDPIGQTTDPKVFAVGDVTRPGLITNAIGAGVKAARYVHSMISKTEFETDDKTVIPYEKLKFQWYERERSKNGKTCDKEAGKCMSCGSCRDCGICEESCYFYAISRVDLPGGGYSYEVDPEKCIGCGFCAGVCPCGIWSMFDND, from the coding sequence ATGCAGACAAAAGAGATAAAAGGAACTGAAGCAGGCCACCGCGTCACCTCCAGGGAACTCGACATCCGCATCCAGACGGCGGTTAAGGAGGGGACGAGAACGCTTAAGATTACGGCCGACGGCCAGCACGGCATCGGCGGCCGCATCTGGCCCGTCGAGGGCGGCGTCGAGGTAGAGGTTTTCGGCGTTCCCGGCCAGCGCATCGGCGGAATGGGGATGGAGGGGACGAAGATAACCGTCCACTCCACCGGTTCCGACGACGTGGGCTGGATAAACTGCGGCGCGACGATAACCGTCCTCGGAGACGTTGCCAACGGCGCGCACAACGCGGGCGCGCAGGGCAAGCTCTACGTGCAGGGCGGCGGCGGCGCGCGCTGCGACACCCTCACCAAGTTCAACCCCCGCTTCGAGCCTATCCAGTCGTGGTATTTCCGCGACGTGGGCGACTCCTTCGCGGAGTTCAAGGCGGGCGGCATCTCGGTGGTGTGCGGCGTGAATCCGCGCAACCCCTCGAACATCCTCGGCTACCGCTCTTGCGTGGGCATGGTCGGCGGCGCCATCTACTTCCGCGGCCCTGCCGAGGGAGTGAGCCAGTCCGACGCCCGCGTCACCGAACTGACCGACGCCGACTGGGAATGGCTCACCGAAAACATGAAGCCCTACCTCTCGGCGATAGACAGGATGAGCTTCTATCAGGGGCTCACCCGCAGCAGGGAGGAGTGGCGCAAGGTAGTCGCCCTCACCCCCGCCGAGAACGCGAAAGCCAGGAAAAAGGGGATGAGCCTCTCGCAGTTCCGCACCGGAACCTGGGAGAAGGCCGTAGGACAGGGCGGCATCTTCGGCGATTACATCATCCACGAGAGGACGAACCTCCCCTACATAACCACCGGCGACAACCGCCGCGCGGTGCCGAAGTGGGAAAACGAGAAATACTCTCCGCCGTGCGCCTTCAACTGCCCGACGGGGATACCCACCCACGAGCGCACCCGCCTCATCCGCGAAAACAAGGAAGAGGAAGCGCAGGACCTTGTCCTCAAATACTCCCCCTTCCCCGGAACCGTCTGCGGCTACGTCTGTCCGAACATCTGCATGGACGCCTGCTCGCGCACCGTCTTCCTCAAGGACCCGGTTGACGTTTCCATGCTGGGGAGAATCTCCATAAACCGCCCCGCCCCGAAAAAGGAGCCGAAACGGCCCGGCGTCATCTCCATCATCGGCGGCGGCCCAGCCGGTCTCTCCGCCGCCTGGCAGCTCTCCCTAAGCGGCTACTCCGTCACCCTCTACGAGCGCGAGGCGAAACTCGGCGGCAAGATATACTACTGCATCCCGGAGGAGCGCCTCCCCGCCGAAGTCCTCGAAGCGGAGATGGAGAGGTTCAAGTCCCTCGGGATAGAGATAAAAACCGGCGTAAAGGTGGACGACAAGCTCTACAAGGAGATTTACAAGAAGAGCGACGCCGTAATCCTCGCCACGGGAAGCCACGCCCCGAGGACGATACCCTTCCCCGGCTACGAGCACGTCCTCCCAGGCATAGTCTTTTTGAAGGAGATAACCTCGGGCCTCAGCCGCGATCTCACCGGCAAGAACGTGGTCGTAATCGGCGCGGGCAACGTCGGCATGGACATCTGCGTCGAGGCCTTCAACCAGGGCGCGAAGACCGTCACCGCCGTAGACATCCAGAAACCCGCCTCCTTCGGCAAAGAGCAGAAGATGGCGGCGGAACGCGGTGCGAAGATACTCTACCCCAAGTTCACCGACCGCTACGACAACGCCACGAAGACGATTCACTTCAAGGACGGCACCTCGCTGCCCGCCGATCTCGCCATCATCTCCATCGGCGAGACGCCGGAGCTTGAATACCTCCCCAAAGAGATCGACCTCGAACGCGGCCACGTAAGGGTAGACCCGATAGGCCAGACCACCGATCCAAAGGTCTTCGCGGTGGGCGACGTGACCCGCCCCGGCCTCATCACAAACGCCATAGGCGCGGGCGTAAAGGCGGCACGCTACGTCCACTCGATGATCTCCAAGACCGAGTTCGAGACCGACGACAAGACAGTAATCCCCTACGAAAAGCTCAAATTCCAGTGGTACGAGCGCGAAAGGTCCAAAAACGGGAAAACCTGCGACAAGGAAGCTGGCAAGTGCATGAGCTGCGGCTCCTGCCGCGACTGCGGAATCTGCGAGGAATCCTGCTACTTCTACGCCATCTCCCGCGTCGATCTCCCCGGCGGCGGCTACAGCTACGAAGTAGACCCCGAAAAGTGCATCGGGTGCGGGTTTTGCGCTGGCGTCTGCCCGTGCGGGATATGGTCTATGTTCGACAACGACTGA
- a CDS encoding NYN domain-containing protein, translating to MASSDKYFNALSRLSRYQVRLGKLAFRGTTVGGQPIFVQKRVDIMLGVDMVQLAATRQITRAVLLAGDSDFVPAIEAVKQHGVLTVLWHGPIRSGQKNTVHKELWDACDDRFEIDGDMISKLCR from the coding sequence GTGGCCTCGAGCGACAAATATTTTAATGCACTATCAAGGTTATCTCGCTACCAAGTACGTCTTGGCAAACTGGCCTTTCGCGGTACAACAGTTGGGGGCCAACCAATATTTGTGCAAAAGCGCGTAGATATTATGCTTGGTGTGGATATGGTTCAACTTGCTGCAACGAGGCAAATTACGCGAGCTGTATTACTTGCAGGTGACAGTGATTTTGTTCCTGCAATTGAGGCCGTAAAGCAGCATGGTGTACTGACTGTCCTTTGGCATGGCCCAATTAGATCTGGTCAAAAAAATACAGTACATAAAGAGCTGTGGGATGCGTGTGATGATAGGTTTGAGATAGATGGCGACATGATCTCAAAACTGTGTCGGTAA
- a CDS encoding DUF4359 domain-containing protein: MNAQPKKRPSGKKKDGLSQKLMRRLPYQVVDLFTDVMELYDKKRVLTKREKFVLAGFGVLLLIGMFSNPSEEDYKKHLNMKISQKLNTGEIKERFFNKVLYKKIIDDVENSIDRTNLLFFSVYSASVSLYSKEIPDFDTTSIGFMGNFFQTSLNISSPLEESLRPPRKNGKAGQ, from the coding sequence TTGAACGCTCAGCCGAAGAAAAGGCCTTCGGGGAAGAAGAAGGACGGCCTCTCGCAGAAGCTCATGCGCCGCCTGCCCTATCAGGTAGTGGACCTTTTCACCGATGTAATGGAGCTTTACGACAAGAAGAGAGTGCTTACGAAGCGGGAGAAATTCGTTTTGGCGGGGTTCGGGGTGTTGCTCCTCATCGGGATGTTCTCCAACCCCTCCGAAGAGGACTACAAAAAGCACCTCAACATGAAAATTTCTCAAAAGCTCAATACGGGCGAGATAAAGGAACGCTTTTTCAACAAGGTCCTCTATAAAAAGATAATCGACGACGTTGAAAACAGCATCGACCGTACCAATCTGCTCTTTTTCAGCGTCTACAGCGCCTCAGTGTCGCTCTACAGCAAGGAAATTCCCGACTTCGACACCACTTCGATAGGTTTCATGGGAAATTTTTTCCAGACCAGCCTGAACATCTCCTCCCCCCTTGAGGAATCCCTCCGCCCGCCGAGAAAGAACGGCAAAGCCGGGCAATAA
- a CDS encoding 2-oxoacid:ferredoxin oxidoreductase subunit gamma — protein sequence MRLEFRLAGFGGQGLVTAGVILAEAAVEEWNHVLCSQSYGPETRGGTSRVDVILSDSPIHFPKTRKIDILLAMTQSACDNCYRDLKEGGILILDSGLVATPPQGPAYRIPITELSRSHFGGQAPPNLVALGALISIANPVDPESVMAGMAKHLSPKAYDQGLVAFAVGLEAGKNAVPTPVAALAEADL from the coding sequence ATGAGGCTTGAATTTCGCCTTGCGGGCTTTGGAGGGCAGGGCCTCGTGACCGCCGGTGTAATCCTCGCCGAAGCGGCGGTGGAGGAGTGGAACCACGTCCTTTGCTCGCAGTCCTACGGCCCTGAGACGAGGGGAGGGACGAGCCGGGTGGACGTGATACTCTCCGACAGCCCGATTCACTTTCCAAAGACGCGAAAAATAGATATCCTGCTGGCCATGACACAGAGCGCCTGCGACAACTGCTACCGCGACCTGAAGGAAGGCGGAATACTCATCCTGGATTCCGGCCTCGTAGCCACGCCGCCGCAGGGGCCCGCCTACAGGATCCCCATAACCGAGCTCTCCAGAAGCCACTTCGGAGGGCAGGCCCCGCCGAATCTGGTCGCCCTCGGCGCACTTATCTCCATCGCAAACCCTGTGGACCCTGAGAGCGTAATGGCGGGAATGGCAAAGCACCTGTCTCCGAAGGCCTACGATCAGGGACTTGTCGCCTTCGCCGTCGGACTCGAAGCCGGAAAGAACGCCGTGCCCACGCCGGTGGCCGCCCTTGCCGAGGCCGACCTTTGA
- a CDS encoding 2-oxoacid:ferredoxin oxidoreductase subunit beta, producing MNTLPNRLILQKYLRHNVHFPHIWCPGCGNGIFLGALLRAIERTGYHRDQIVLVGGIGCIGRATSYVDFNTVHTAHGRALPFATGIKAANPALKVIAIMGDGDAVAIGGNHLIHACRRNIDVTALVVNNFNYGMTGGQMSPTTPEGARTPTSPGGSIEEPFHIADLAACAGASFSARATTFHVREMESLIFKALSRDGFSMVEVISSCPAHYGANNGAKTPVEMMRWQKEYSVPVDKAAALSPEERKKMIITGIIAEREVPGWTEKYRATLDGKREK from the coding sequence ATGAACACCCTTCCGAACCGCCTCATCCTGCAAAAATACCTTCGCCACAACGTCCACTTTCCCCACATCTGGTGTCCGGGGTGCGGCAACGGCATCTTCCTCGGGGCGCTCCTTCGCGCCATCGAGAGGACTGGATATCACCGCGACCAGATAGTTCTCGTCGGCGGGATAGGGTGCATAGGCCGGGCCACCTCCTATGTGGATTTCAACACCGTCCACACCGCGCACGGGCGGGCGCTCCCCTTCGCCACGGGGATCAAGGCCGCGAACCCCGCCCTCAAGGTCATCGCGATAATGGGTGACGGCGACGCCGTGGCCATAGGGGGCAACCACCTCATCCACGCCTGCCGGAGAAACATCGACGTGACTGCCCTCGTGGTAAATAATTTCAACTACGGCATGACCGGCGGCCAGATGTCGCCCACCACCCCGGAAGGGGCGAGGACGCCTACCTCGCCGGGAGGCTCCATAGAGGAGCCCTTCCACATCGCGGACCTCGCCGCCTGCGCCGGGGCCTCCTTCAGCGCCAGGGCGACCACCTTCCACGTGCGCGAGATGGAATCCCTTATCTTCAAGGCGCTCTCCCGCGACGGCTTTTCTATGGTGGAGGTAATCTCCTCCTGCCCCGCCCATTACGGCGCCAACAACGGGGCGAAAACCCCGGTGGAGATGATGCGGTGGCAAAAGGAATACTCCGTACCGGTTGACAAGGCTGCGGCGCTGTCCCCCGAAGAGAGAAAAAAGATGATAATCACCGGGATTATCGCCGAGCGCGAGGTCCCCGGCTGGACTGAAAAATACCGGGCGACGCTCGACGGGAAGAGGGAGAAATGA
- a CDS encoding 2-oxoacid:acceptor oxidoreductase subunit alpha: MEGPQAVLLQGNEAVARGALYAGMSFFAGYPITPSTEIAELLSGLLPEEGGVFIQMEDEIASLGACLGASLAGAKAMTATSGPGFSLMQELIGFGSGAEIPVVIVDVMRLGPSTGVPTSPSQGDVMQARWGTHGDHPIIALTADSVAECFEMTVRAFNFSELYRVPVILLIDEIIGHLREKVTLPAAGELAVKNRAAPEMPPEWYEPYAGASNGVPPMSALGGGYRHNVTGLLHDKMGLPTSDPEVIRASTDRLFDKMRRGFGDICLTEEYLCDDAETILISYGSPARSAREAVDALRAEGMKAGLLKLKTLWPFPRAALERFAGKAQRMVVCEMNRGQVYRETLRVGRGRWEVGKVLAPYGELFTPEKIARAVRGGGK; this comes from the coding sequence ATGGAAGGTCCGCAGGCAGTGCTTCTCCAGGGAAACGAGGCGGTGGCCAGGGGGGCGCTCTACGCGGGCATGTCCTTCTTCGCGGGCTACCCGATAACCCCTTCCACCGAAATCGCGGAGCTTCTTTCCGGTCTTCTTCCCGAAGAGGGCGGAGTCTTCATCCAGATGGAAGACGAGATCGCCTCCCTCGGGGCCTGTCTCGGCGCTTCTCTGGCCGGGGCGAAGGCGATGACGGCTACCTCGGGGCCGGGGTTCTCCCTCATGCAGGAGCTTATAGGCTTCGGCAGCGGGGCCGAGATTCCCGTGGTGATAGTGGACGTGATGCGGCTGGGGCCCTCTACCGGCGTTCCCACCTCTCCCTCTCAGGGAGATGTGATGCAGGCCCGCTGGGGAACCCACGGCGACCACCCCATCATAGCGCTCACCGCCGATTCGGTGGCCGAGTGTTTCGAGATGACGGTGCGGGCCTTCAATTTTTCGGAACTCTACCGGGTTCCGGTGATACTCCTCATCGACGAGATAATAGGCCACCTGCGGGAGAAGGTCACCCTTCCCGCCGCCGGAGAACTCGCCGTGAAAAACCGCGCTGCGCCCGAGATGCCGCCGGAGTGGTACGAACCCTACGCCGGAGCCTCGAACGGGGTGCCGCCGATGTCCGCCCTCGGCGGAGGTTACCGCCACAACGTCACCGGCCTTCTTCACGACAAAATGGGGCTTCCAACCTCCGACCCGGAAGTTATCCGCGCCTCCACCGACAGGCTCTTCGACAAGATGCGGCGAGGCTTCGGGGATATCTGCCTCACCGAAGAGTACCTTTGCGACGACGCGGAGACCATCCTCATCTCCTACGGGTCGCCCGCGCGTTCGGCGCGGGAGGCGGTGGATGCGCTCAGGGCCGAGGGGATGAAGGCCGGTCTTCTGAAGCTGAAAACGCTCTGGCCCTTTCCGAGGGCGGCGCTTGAGCGCTTCGCCGGAAAGGCGCAGAGGATGGTGGTCTGTGAGATGAACCGGGGGCAGGTCTACCGGGAGACGCTTCGGGTGGGGCGCGGAAGGTGGGAGGTCGGAAAGGTTCTCGCCCCCTACGGCGAGCTCTTTACGCCGGAGAAAATCGCGCGGGCGGTCAGGGGAGGCGGGAAATGA
- a CDS encoding 4Fe-4S dicluster domain-containing protein, translating to MEQGQAVRKVLFYRDFCKRCGLCSAFCPQKIILRDVEGYPYAVDFSKCIGCRSCELHCPDFAICVEEEG from the coding sequence ATGGAACAGGGGCAGGCGGTGAGAAAAGTTCTCTTCTACAGGGATTTTTGCAAACGGTGCGGGCTCTGCTCGGCCTTTTGCCCCCAGAAGATAATTCTTCGCGACGTCGAAGGGTATCCGTACGCAGTCGATTTTTCAAAGTGCATCGGGTGCCGGAGCTGCGAGCTTCATTGCCCCGATTTCGCCATCTGCGTAGAGGAGGAGGGCTGA
- a CDS encoding porin family protein: MKKMNVLAALVVATVVSAPVFAADMGMGVFTSPYAGATINFQTIEADEGGDDVNPMAITLVGGAFVHQYVALEARLGFGIVDDSIDVGGTDVDIINDINYGIYARGVYTVDNFMPYILLGFTSAEVTADAGAFGEDSETNSSLSFGLGLDYKFMDNLAANLEYAQLVNGDDFDLSAISLGVKYLF; encoded by the coding sequence ATGAAGAAGATGAACGTACTTGCGGCTCTCGTCGTAGCCACCGTAGTCAGCGCCCCCGTCTTCGCCGCCGATATGGGCATGGGAGTCTTTACCTCCCCCTATGCGGGAGCCACCATCAATTTCCAGACCATCGAGGCCGACGAAGGCGGCGACGATGTAAATCCGATGGCGATCACTCTCGTGGGCGGCGCTTTCGTTCACCAGTACGTGGCCCTTGAAGCCCGCCTCGGCTTCGGCATCGTGGACGACTCCATTGACGTTGGAGGCACCGACGTCGACATCATCAACGACATCAACTACGGCATCTACGCCCGTGGCGTCTACACCGTCGACAACTTCATGCCCTACATCCTCCTCGGTTTCACCTCCGCCGAGGTAACGGCCGACGCCGGCGCCTTCGGCGAAGACTCCGAGACCAATTCCAGCCTCTCCTTCGGCCTCGGTCTTGACTACAAGTTCATGGACAACCTCGCCGCCAACCTCGAATATGCTCAGCTCGTGAACGGCGACGACTTCGATCTTTCCGCCATCAGCCTTGGCGTCAAGTACCTCTTCTAA